Within Methanosarcinales archaeon, the genomic segment ATTCTGGCATATACTCTATATCCAGTTCATCGATGAGTTCTGTGTCACACCTTATAATTTTTATTAGATTTCACAGCGTTATATCCTGTCTCATAAAGCTGATAAAAGATACCACAAGCAGGATCACGGGTGTCACAATCAAAACCATCAGGTTCACCCAGTACTGCTGCATCCAGTAACCCAGGGTATGATTCATATCAAAGAGACCTCGCATAACTGTTGATGTTGACCCGCTGCTCACGTCCATTGAAACAACCATGCCCGAAGAACTACCACTAATTAGATCCTGAAAATGCGTGAGGGGGGAAAGCTGCGAAATCTGGTGCGCTACTGCGAAGAAATTCTCTGAATCTTCCGGACCCTGCATTGAATATATGGACTGGCCGGTAATTATGCCAGCTAATATAAACGCAATTTGCATAAGCAATGTGCCCAGCACCACCCAGACGGCCAGACTGTATACAAGTGAATTTGATGGCTCTTTGCAAAAAGTGGAAGTGGCAATTCCCAGAGCAAGATATATTGAAAGTAGCAGGAACGCAAGTGCAACATACACTATTATCCTGCTAAGCTCTTCCGGATTCACTGATATTCCGGAGATACTTAACATAATCCCAACCGGTACTGCCACGGCCACAACAATTACCACTCCCAGGGCTGCCATCATACCCACCAGCTTGCCTGTGATCACATTGTCACGGTAGACCGGATGCGTCATCAACACATTCAACGAGCCTGACTTTCGCTCCCTGACGATGGCGTCAAAGCCCAGTACAATAGCAACCAGTGCACCTGTTGACCCGAACAAATAGGTGAATGATTGAAAACCTATCATTAATGGATTTAGAGTTATCCCCATGCCCACAAAACCGCTCTGTTCCGCCATGCGTGCCATACTCTGGCCCGCCTGATATCCGCTGGCCAGCACAGCCACCATCAGCACTGCCAGGATCACAATAAACCTGGGGCTCCATATGATATCTGCAAACTCCTTCTGGGCGATCACAAGTATATTTTTGATATTCATTTTCATGTATTCCCATCTCCGATCAGTTTCAGGAATACTTTTTGCAGATCCATCCTCTCTTCCTCGAATCTGGATACCGTGCCTCCGGCCAGCTTGATGGCTTTTGCGATCTGTGTGCGCATCCCCATATCAGCATGCACCTGCAGTGCTGTGTCCATGATCCTTACGCTGTGCACACCATTCATCTCGTTTAGCCTTTCAACAGTATCTTGGAGGGACAGGTCAGATACCTCCAGCATATACCGTACTCCTTCTTTCTCTCTCACTTTGTCCCTGAGTTCCTCTACGGTCCCTACTGCAAGTAATTTTCCACTATCTATCACTGCTATCCTGCTGCAGATCTCTTCCACCTCAGCCATGGTATGTGAACTCAGGAAGATTGTCACATCCTTTTCCAGACTTAGCTGTTTTATCAGGTTGCGCATCATCTGTGCACCTTTCGGGTCAATGCCACTGGTGGGCTCGTCCAGGAACAGGATGTTCGGTTCATTGATCAGTGCCTGGGCAAGTCCGAAGCGTTTACGCATACCTGTGGAGAAACCGCCCGTTTTCTGGTCCACTGCACCGCCCAGGCCCACCATCTCCAGCAGGTCGAT encodes:
- a CDS encoding ABC transporter permease, whose translation is MKMNIKNILVIAQKEFADIIWSPRFIVILAVLMVAVLASGYQAGQSMARMAEQSGFVGMGITLNPLMIGFQSFTYLFGSTGALVAIVLGFDAIVRERKSGSLNVLMTHPVYRDNVITGKLVGMMAALGVVIVVAVAVPVGIMLSISGISVNPEELSRIIVYVALAFLLLSIYLALGIATSTFCKEPSNSLVYSLAVWVVLGTLLMQIAFILAGIITGQSIYSMQGPEDSENFFAVAHQISQLSPLTHFQDLISGSSSGMVVSMDVSSGSTSTVMRGLFDMNHTLGYWMQQYWVNLMVLIVTPVILLVVSFISFMRQDITL
- a CDS encoding ABC transporter ATP-binding protein, encoding MAVGLAGDGNIIETSDLTKRFGKQNEIVAVDSLTLAVKRGEVFGFVGPNGAGKTTTMKMLIGLLEPSSGTGRVAGFDIVKEVINIREATGVLPEPAGFYDNLTARQNLRFYAKLYDIEPKVREKRIIDLLEMVGLGGAVDQKTGGFSTGMRKRFGLAQALINEPNILFLDEPTSGIDPKGAQMMRNLIKQLSLEKDVTIFLSSHTMAEVEEICSRIAVIDSGKLLAVGTVEELRDKVREKEGVRYMLEVSDLSLQDTVERLNEMNGVHSVRIMDTALQVHADMGMRTQIAKAIKLAGGTVSRFEEERMDLQKVFLKLIGDGNT